Proteins encoded together in one Dehalococcoidia bacterium window:
- a CDS encoding DUF1800 family protein: MIPTDGHIGEEESDQDKIADLGINRRQFLFRAAGLGLAATALPAFLAACQQLEAGPEVPSATTAEMFPTPTPFDSSAVTPLPQGSSVLSPTATPTATPMPTATPTSVPVPTATPTPRPSPTATPAPTATPAPTATPSPTPSPSPTPSPTPVPPPQNVFRPSVKLNSEEQKIKHLAWRAGFGATKAELDTYNKLGLQGTIDHFLNYENRDNSALEERLSKQTFNLNDSLSHKQRWWLMNMAYSSRPLQEKMTLFWHGILTSSDKITGDGPQTIQQNNLFRDNATGRYDQLLKAVSRDPAMMIYLDSRSNKKKAPNENYSRELMELFTLGLDQYTEEDVRESARSFTGWELKKKTLFRFNSKQHDYGQKTFLGQTGDFDGDDVVDIIMQQPIAAEYISKRLWQYFAYESPEPEVISRLAEIFRKNNTNIKPVLRAIFESPEFYGDKAVGALVKSPAEYVAGIVRVLEIETNFQTLNGDVTSMGQELFHPPDVAGWDGGTSWLNSQTLMARINAANEIVTTKNKSRIDFNPVSLLDNPQIQAGSAIVGSFDQLLFGGRMQEKERRFYVSLFENLASTTKFPNQKRSLEEKIKTLVYLMISSPDFQLS, translated from the coding sequence ATGATTCCAACTGACGGGCATATTGGCGAAGAAGAATCAGATCAAGATAAGATCGCGGATCTTGGAATAAATCGTCGCCAATTTCTGTTTAGGGCAGCAGGGCTTGGGTTAGCAGCTACTGCCCTTCCTGCGTTCCTTGCTGCCTGCCAGCAGTTAGAAGCTGGGCCTGAAGTACCTTCAGCAACTACTGCTGAAATGTTTCCAACTCCCACTCCATTCGATTCTTCCGCAGTTACGCCATTACCTCAGGGCTCGTCCGTACTGTCGCCAACTGCGACTCCTACCGCTACGCCAATGCCAACTGCAACTCCAACTTCTGTACCCGTGCCCACTGCGACACCTACTCCTAGGCCAAGCCCAACGGCAACTCCTGCACCTACCGCAACACCAGCTCCTACAGCAACGCCGTCACCGACACCGTCACCGTCACCGACACCGTCACCTACGCCAGTGCCGCCTCCACAGAATGTATTTCGGCCGTCTGTAAAGTTGAATTCCGAAGAGCAAAAAATAAAACACCTTGCATGGCGTGCCGGCTTTGGTGCGACTAAAGCTGAGCTTGATACCTATAACAAACTTGGGCTTCAAGGTACGATAGATCATTTTTTAAATTACGAAAATCGAGATAACAGTGCTTTAGAAGAACGCCTGTCAAAGCAGACATTTAATTTGAATGATTCTTTATCGCACAAGCAGCGGTGGTGGCTTATGAATATGGCTTATTCATCTAGGCCATTGCAAGAAAAAATGACATTGTTTTGGCATGGGATCTTAACTAGTTCAGACAAAATTACGGGAGATGGTCCCCAGACAATACAGCAGAACAATTTGTTTCGTGATAATGCGACTGGAAGATACGATCAGCTTCTTAAAGCAGTTTCTCGTGATCCTGCAATGATGATTTACCTAGATAGTAGGTCAAACAAAAAGAAAGCACCTAATGAAAATTACTCACGAGAGCTAATGGAATTATTCACATTAGGCCTCGATCAATACACGGAAGAAGATGTTCGCGAATCTGCGAGATCGTTCACTGGATGGGAATTGAAAAAGAAAACTCTATTTCGGTTCAATTCAAAACAGCATGATTATGGACAGAAAACTTTTCTTGGACAGACTGGAGATTTTGATGGTGATGATGTTGTAGACATAATTATGCAACAACCTATTGCAGCTGAATATATCTCGAAGCGGTTATGGCAGTATTTTGCATACGAATCTCCTGAGCCGGAGGTAATATCCAGGCTTGCCGAAATTTTCCGTAAGAATAATACCAATATTAAGCCTGTTTTACGTGCAATATTTGAGTCCCCAGAATTTTATGGTGATAAAGCTGTTGGTGCATTAGTGAAATCGCCTGCAGAGTACGTTGCTGGTATCGTCCGAGTCTTGGAAATAGAAACAAATTTTCAGACTTTGAACGGTGATGTTACTAGCATGGGGCAAGAGCTTTTCCATCCCCCTGACGTAGCCGGTTGGGACGGAGGTACATCGTGGCTTAACAGTCAGACGCTTATGGCAAGAATTAATGCAGCAAATGAGATTGTTACGACTAAGAATAAATCGCGGATAGACTTTAACCCTGTTTCTCTTTTGGATAATCCGCAAATACAGGCTGGCTCTGCGATAGTCGGTAGCTTTGATCAACTCCTCTTCGGAGGTCGAATGCAAGAGAAAGAACGACGTTTCTATGTTTCACTTTTTGAAAACCTTGCGAGTACTACCAAATTCCCTAATCAGAAGCGTTCGCTTGAAGAGAAAATAAAGACACTCGTTTATTTAATGATTTCGTCGCCGGATTTTCAGCTTTCATGA
- a CDS encoding tyrosine recombinase: protein MDVIIEKMFLDPQIQIFINHLRAERGLSANTIDAYSNDLNQLSSLLLASTKAKEISWSKVNEPTLETVIIELKNAYYSDTSIARKLASLKSFFRFLHEENIVHSNPAEKLKVRRPTRTLPNSLSEQDVVRILNASSKRSGLEGYRDRAMFEVTYAAGLRVSEVVGPQGLQQSSLNLDDGWIRVTGKGSKERLAPVYPGIIELLRFYLNDIRPNLLARSKKSRRLTSALFVNSQGSSMTRQGYWLILKKTAAREGLEGKISPHTFRHSFATHLLNGGASLRHVQNLLGHANISTTQIYTHLTDSQVREAFNKAHPRA, encoded by the coding sequence TTGGATGTAATAATTGAAAAAATGTTCTTAGATCCACAAATTCAAATTTTTATAAATCATCTCCGGGCGGAGCGCGGGCTATCGGCAAACACAATAGATGCATATAGCAACGACCTGAACCAACTATCATCACTGTTACTCGCGTCCACAAAGGCGAAGGAGATAAGTTGGAGCAAAGTCAACGAGCCTACTTTAGAAACTGTCATAATCGAACTAAAAAATGCCTATTATTCCGATACCAGTATTGCTCGGAAATTAGCTTCCTTAAAATCTTTTTTTCGGTTTTTACATGAAGAGAATATCGTTCACTCAAATCCTGCTGAAAAACTAAAAGTTAGAAGGCCCACTAGAACTCTTCCTAATTCTCTTTCTGAGCAAGATGTCGTACGAATTTTAAATGCTTCAAGCAAACGATCAGGACTGGAGGGGTATAGAGATAGAGCTATGTTTGAGGTAACTTACGCTGCGGGATTAAGGGTTTCCGAAGTGGTAGGGCCCCAAGGCTTGCAGCAATCATCGTTGAATTTGGACGATGGATGGATAAGAGTAACAGGTAAGGGGTCAAAGGAGCGGCTCGCGCCTGTTTATCCAGGTATCATTGAGTTATTACGCTTTTATCTTAACGACATACGTCCAAATTTACTTGCGCGGTCGAAAAAATCCAGGAGACTAACCTCTGCACTATTTGTTAATTCGCAGGGCTCTTCTATGACCCGGCAAGGGTATTGGCTAATTCTCAAAAAAACAGCGGCAAGAGAAGGCTTAGAAGGGAAAATATCACCTCATACCTTCCGGCATAGTTTCGCCACACACTTACTAAATGGAGGCGCTTCTCTAAGGCATGTCCAGAATCTGTTGGGACATGCTAATATCTCGACTACTCAAATTTATACACACTTAACAGATAGCCAAGTTCGGGAAGCATTTAATAAAGCTCACCCAAGAGCATAG
- a CDS encoding cytidylate kinase-like family protein, producing MPTITITGPIGSGALEVGAMLSDELGIEYIDRLILSSIAEKIGFSVTDIENRTERAQSFSEKIAAFAQSALERSALAGGGSDPYFGSGLDALLIREYKDFPQQSTGDNNPLSDSNLMEVTSGVINELASSNNVIIAGRGANIILGERPNTYHFGLASSHKLRLSRIMQRFSVNEIEAERNLLENDQARIAYFKRFFAVDPNDPLYYHQIFNTDMLSLNQVTQSIVSLIKS from the coding sequence ATGCCTACCATCACAATTACAGGACCTATTGGTAGCGGAGCGCTTGAGGTAGGCGCAATGCTTTCTGATGAGCTAGGCATTGAATATATAGATAGGCTGATTTTATCTTCTATCGCTGAGAAAATCGGCTTTTCTGTAACTGATATTGAAAATAGAACCGAACGGGCACAGTCATTTTCAGAAAAAATCGCAGCTTTTGCGCAGTCCGCGCTTGAGCGCTCAGCCTTGGCTGGAGGCGGCTCTGATCCTTATTTCGGTAGTGGGCTAGATGCCCTTCTTATAAGAGAGTATAAAGATTTTCCTCAGCAATCCACCGGAGACAATAATCCCTTAAGTGACTCGAATCTGATGGAAGTAACTTCAGGTGTTATAAACGAACTCGCATCTAGCAATAATGTAATCATTGCAGGGAGAGGGGCAAATATCATTTTAGGCGAACGGCCTAATACGTATCATTTTGGACTTGCTTCGTCTCATAAATTGAGACTAAGCAGAATTATGCAGCGATTCAGCGTAAATGAGATAGAAGCAGAACGAAATCTTTTAGAAAATGACCAAGCGCGAATCGCTTATTTTAAAAGATTTTTTGCTGTCGATCCCAATGACCCACTCTATTACCATCAAATCTTTAATACAGATATGCTCAGTCTAAATCAAGTAACACAATCAATCGTGTCTTTAATTAAATCATAG
- the uvrC gene encoding excinuclease ABC subunit UvrC has translation MTTEIESFSNSDLRDRISALPILPGVYLMKDSAGKIIYVGKASVLRNRVRSYFQTLTNKEPKVRAMVAKIHDFEFIVTQSPQEALLLENLLIKKHKPYYNARLKDDKTYPYIKIDTTEEFPQVYFTRRVNPDGAKYFGPFASASSVRKTMGLLKKLFPYRSCTKTITGNDESACLEYHIHRCVAPCIGKADKQEYHDVIRQVIKFLQGESEEIVRNIRTQMSHASELLQFEKAAILRDQIHAIEAVTERQKIVSQKNNDADVIALANDTREAWVELFKIRKGKLIGRDHFLMEGAYFENESGLIEQFIQQFYETTTDVPKSIMIQYSISNVEAIQDWLKNKCGHGVIIKRPQRGSNLQMVSMAATNATEALQQRRLQWLNESDKVLQAQVHLQEVLNLPQLPKRIECYDISNIQGTNSVGSMVVFENGKPKSSQYRRFQIKSINTINDYASMQEILHRRFKRLGIASQNKIDTTEKISPESLDNLSDSFENTPQLVIIDGGRGHLNAALEVFLNLGISDIPICSLAKRDEEVFLPNVPEPINLGAGSQSLYLIQRIRDEAHRFAITYHRNRRSKSGLKSELDQAPGIGAKRKRQLIKKLGSLSGIRNASVAEIAEVEGMSYASAAKLKEFLGGGA, from the coding sequence GTGACCACTGAAATAGAAAGTTTCTCCAATAGTGATTTAAGGGATCGTATCAGCGCATTACCTATTTTGCCTGGTGTATACCTTATGAAGGACTCTGCTGGAAAAATCATCTACGTTGGTAAAGCATCTGTACTGCGCAACCGAGTACGATCATATTTTCAAACCTTAACTAATAAGGAACCTAAAGTTCGAGCAATGGTTGCAAAAATTCACGATTTTGAATTTATTGTTACTCAATCGCCTCAAGAAGCGCTCTTACTTGAGAATCTTCTCATAAAAAAACACAAGCCCTATTACAACGCAAGGCTTAAGGACGATAAAACTTATCCATATATAAAAATTGATACTACTGAAGAATTCCCTCAAGTGTATTTCACTCGTAGAGTAAACCCTGATGGAGCTAAATACTTTGGCCCTTTTGCAAGTGCAAGTTCAGTCAGAAAAACAATGGGGTTGCTAAAGAAGTTATTTCCTTATCGTTCATGCACCAAAACTATCACTGGAAATGATGAGAGTGCCTGCCTCGAATACCACATTCACCGCTGTGTTGCTCCTTGCATAGGCAAAGCAGATAAGCAGGAATACCACGATGTTATTAGGCAAGTAATAAAATTCCTCCAAGGCGAATCCGAAGAAATTGTTCGAAATATACGTACTCAAATGTCCCATGCTTCGGAACTACTACAATTCGAAAAAGCTGCAATATTGCGAGATCAAATACATGCAATCGAAGCAGTTACTGAGCGACAAAAAATCGTTTCTCAAAAAAATAATGACGCAGACGTCATTGCTTTAGCAAATGATACCCGTGAAGCGTGGGTAGAGCTTTTCAAAATACGCAAAGGCAAACTAATCGGCCGAGATCATTTTCTGATGGAAGGCGCGTATTTTGAAAATGAATCTGGGTTAATTGAGCAATTTATCCAACAATTCTATGAAACTACTACAGATGTACCTAAATCCATAATGATTCAGTACTCAATATCTAATGTTGAAGCTATTCAAGATTGGTTAAAAAATAAATGCGGACACGGAGTAATAATAAAGCGTCCACAGCGTGGTAGTAACTTGCAAATGGTATCAATGGCGGCCACTAATGCTACTGAGGCATTGCAGCAACGAAGACTGCAATGGCTCAACGAGTCGGACAAAGTGCTCCAGGCTCAAGTGCATTTACAAGAAGTGCTGAATTTACCCCAATTACCAAAAAGAATTGAGTGCTATGACATATCAAACATTCAAGGAACTAATTCTGTTGGAAGCATGGTTGTCTTTGAAAATGGTAAACCAAAAAGCTCTCAATATAGGCGATTTCAAATCAAATCAATTAACACAATAAATGATTATGCATCAATGCAAGAAATTCTCCATCGAAGATTTAAACGCCTTGGCATTGCTAGCCAGAACAAAATCGACACTACCGAAAAAATAAGCCCAGAAAGCTTAGATAATTTAAGCGATTCTTTCGAAAATACCCCTCAGTTGGTCATAATTGATGGAGGAAGAGGGCATCTCAATGCAGCATTAGAGGTTTTTTTAAACTTGGGTATAAGTGACATACCGATTTGCTCACTTGCAAAGAGAGATGAAGAAGTGTTTCTTCCAAATGTCCCTGAGCCAATCAATCTTGGTGCGGGTTCGCAGAGTCTATATCTAATACAAAGGATTCGCGATGAGGCACATAGATTTGCCATCACCTACCACCGCAATCGAAGATCAAAATCAGGGCTGAAATCAGAATTAGACCAAGCTCCAGGAATCGGTGCAAAAAGAAAACGCCAGCTTATAAAAAAACTTGGAAGTTTAAGCGGAATACGAAATGCATCAGTTGCGGAAATTGCTGAAGTAGAAGGGATGTCCTACGCATCCGCCGCCAAATTAAAAGAGTTCTTAGGCGGCGGAGCGTAA
- the bcp gene encoding thioredoxin-dependent thiol peroxidase yields the protein MLNIGDLAPDFSGMADNGEEFKLSSLLGSRVILYFYPKDNTPGCTQEACDFRDLYDDFSSQNAKVIGVSTDSVKSHQNFKAKFDLPFPLIADQDRQIVNSYGVWVEKKNYGRVYMGITRTTFVIDETGHIAEIFGNVRVKGHVENVSSVINSK from the coding sequence ATGTTGAATATTGGTGATCTCGCTCCAGACTTTTCCGGAATGGCAGATAATGGAGAGGAATTTAAACTCAGTTCCTTATTAGGATCTAGGGTTATTCTTTACTTTTACCCCAAGGACAATACTCCTGGATGCACGCAGGAGGCTTGTGATTTTCGAGATCTGTACGATGACTTCTCGAGCCAAAACGCTAAAGTCATTGGTGTCAGCACAGACAGCGTAAAATCGCATCAAAACTTCAAAGCCAAATTTGACCTGCCCTTCCCTTTAATTGCTGACCAAGATCGCCAAATAGTGAATTCCTATGGAGTCTGGGTTGAAAAAAAGAACTACGGCCGGGTTTATATGGGAATAACACGTACCACATTTGTAATTGATGAAACAGGACACATAGCTGAAATATTCGGTAATGTACGAGTTAAAGGCCATGTGGAAAATGTCAGTTCAGTTATAAATAGTAAATAG
- the modA gene encoding molybdate ABC transporter substrate-binding protein, which yields MLKPYSDISRYFLKLILVVTLILLPLNLAACNNTGSSQKSLTIAVASSLKPVIEDFTSLFRNDYPEVHVTLAAGSSGALAEQIKNGAPYDLFISANQHYSQRLGSEGMLDPADSRKLARGKLTIISKSQQHTKNIKAILTDPSVTYIGIANPRLAPYGSSAIKFMESEGVLNSLQTKLVYTENVAQTLQLVLSKNAELGFVSKSLVASQGVENFGLVYELPSDYNSNLVVTSGAVLKKDSHPMTLNYLDMLSSSDYKHIWETFEYEMLGS from the coding sequence ATGCTAAAGCCTTACTCGGATATAAGCCGCTATTTTCTCAAGCTAATACTAGTAGTTACCTTGATACTATTGCCTTTAAATTTGGCAGCTTGCAACAATACCGGATCTTCACAAAAGTCACTGACTATTGCGGTTGCATCTAGTTTGAAACCAGTGATTGAAGATTTCACCTCGCTCTTTCGCAATGACTACCCTGAGGTGCACGTTACTCTTGCAGCAGGTTCATCAGGTGCATTGGCTGAGCAGATTAAAAACGGTGCGCCTTATGATTTATTCATTTCTGCTAATCAGCACTACTCCCAACGGCTAGGAAGTGAAGGAATGCTTGACCCCGCAGATTCCAGAAAACTGGCTCGTGGAAAATTAACAATTATTAGTAAATCTCAGCAGCATACTAAAAACATAAAAGCTATCCTCACCGATCCATCTGTAACCTATATTGGTATCGCAAATCCCAGGCTTGCACCTTATGGTTCTTCGGCAATTAAATTCATGGAATCAGAAGGAGTACTGAATTCCCTTCAAACAAAATTGGTCTATACCGAAAATGTGGCACAAACCCTGCAATTAGTACTTAGCAAAAACGCTGAGTTGGGATTTGTATCAAAATCTCTGGTAGCGTCACAAGGAGTGGAGAATTTCGGCCTCGTCTATGAACTTCCCAGCGACTATAACTCTAATTTGGTTGTTACATCAGGGGCAGTCTTGAAAAAAGATTCGCATCCTATGACATTGAATTATCTTGATATGCTATCTAGTAGCGATTACAAACATATATGGGAAACATTTGAGTACGAAATGCTCGGAAGTTAA
- the modB gene encoding molybdate ABC transporter permease subunit: MDFDAVRLTIQISVGSTLIAVLVGVPFSWWLSRKTNWLRNTISQLVILPMVLPPTVLGYYLLQLFGRNSFIGNLLDSFFGLSLVFNWVGAVIAAFLVSAPFLIKIVHTGMENIDPKLAEIARTTGMSELSIFFTVILPVSWKYIIAGAALCLARSMGEFGATLMVAGSIPGRTKTLSLAIYDEVQAGNISEANVMAITLSLLAFGLLIISTIVLRGKRSL; the protein is encoded by the coding sequence TTGGATTTTGATGCGGTCCGACTAACCATACAGATAAGCGTTGGCAGTACACTAATTGCAGTACTAGTAGGTGTACCTTTTTCGTGGTGGCTTTCAAGAAAGACTAATTGGTTGCGAAATACGATTTCTCAATTAGTTATTTTACCTATGGTTCTCCCCCCTACAGTCCTTGGTTACTACTTACTACAACTCTTTGGTCGGAATTCTTTTATAGGCAACTTATTAGATTCCTTCTTTGGACTGTCTCTTGTTTTCAATTGGGTAGGAGCAGTTATTGCTGCGTTCCTTGTGTCGGCCCCGTTTTTAATAAAAATCGTCCATACAGGAATGGAAAACATTGATCCTAAATTAGCTGAAATTGCTCGAACCACGGGAATGTCTGAATTAAGTATATTTTTTACAGTTATATTGCCTGTATCGTGGAAGTACATCATCGCAGGTGCAGCACTTTGCCTGGCAAGGTCCATGGGTGAATTTGGGGCAACATTAATGGTTGCCGGAAGCATACCTGGTAGGACCAAAACTTTATCTCTCGCAATTTACGATGAAGTTCAGGCAGGGAATATTTCTGAGGCAAATGTGATGGCAATAACACTGTCTTTGCTAGCTTTTGGGTTATTAATAATCTCAACAATTGTTCTTCGAGGAAAACGATCATTATAA
- a CDS encoding cytochrome c biogenesis protein CcdA, whose translation MKINNNYTAAILLFISSTTIAILGALLTGAEFSPITRNIEHASSGSANFLNSITSFLPLGFAFTAGMVASVNPCGFSMLPPYLGIFLSDNSNLQADDNAYLQTFLKALKVGSTVSVAFVLTFTVFGLPIGLGARGIVSYFPWLGLIIGILLIATGAYMANGGTIYTNYAAVTARRIILPNDKQNYKSYFLFGIAYATASLSCTLPIFLAVVGGVFSSETIFTAVMQFILYGLGMGSIILVLTVSISFFKSASFSVLTKTSKYIHPVSSVLLLISGSFIVYYWLTVGEIILKFNFND comes from the coding sequence ATGAAAATTAATAATAATTATACTGCCGCTATTTTGCTCTTCATATCCTCTACCACTATTGCTATTTTAGGCGCTCTTCTTACTGGCGCAGAATTTAGTCCCATAACTAGGAATATTGAGCATGCTTCAAGTGGTTCTGCCAATTTTTTAAACTCGATAACCAGCTTCCTACCTCTAGGCTTTGCATTCACTGCTGGAATGGTTGCATCCGTTAATCCCTGCGGATTCTCTATGCTCCCTCCCTATCTTGGAATCTTCCTAAGCGACAATAGTAACCTGCAGGCTGATGACAACGCATATCTTCAAACCTTCTTAAAAGCACTTAAAGTCGGCTCTACCGTATCAGTGGCCTTCGTACTGACCTTTACCGTATTTGGCCTGCCAATTGGGTTAGGTGCCAGAGGAATCGTAAGTTACTTTCCCTGGCTCGGACTAATAATAGGGATACTGTTAATTGCCACGGGAGCATATATGGCAAATGGCGGTACGATTTACACAAACTATGCAGCGGTAACCGCAAGGCGCATCATCCTCCCGAATGATAAGCAAAATTACAAAAGCTATTTTCTTTTTGGAATAGCATATGCAACGGCATCACTTAGCTGCACATTACCCATTTTTCTTGCCGTAGTTGGTGGAGTTTTCTCATCCGAGACTATATTCACTGCTGTTATGCAATTCATCCTTTATGGACTTGGAATGGGTTCCATTATTTTAGTACTGACTGTTTCAATTTCATTTTTCAAATCTGCATCTTTTTCCGTATTAACGAAAACATCAAAGTACATTCACCCTGTGAGTTCGGTTTTACTACTTATCTCTGGTTCATTCATCGTCTATTATTGGTTGACGGTTGGTGAAATCATTCTAAAATTCAACTTTAACGACTAA
- a CDS encoding DUF3105 domain-containing protein, with the protein MTSSRKNSSPNSPSSKPPRSFNRKFLYSSILFVFLGVIAFITYSIQSESPEYGFKIPLREGLHSPPYIYTLDITVENQLKRIPPTSGNHFEALSPWGFLGTPVVPENAVHNMEHGGVVLWYKPNNPALAGSVNQLIDQIGRKCIVAGSYKDMSYEISATVWGRILPLEKFDATQLKDFIAKYRGTQGPEAPLCKSQS; encoded by the coding sequence ATGACATCCTCACGCAAAAATAGCAGCCCAAATTCCCCATCATCTAAGCCACCGAGATCGTTTAACAGGAAATTTCTGTACAGCTCTATTTTGTTCGTTTTTCTCGGGGTAATAGCGTTTATTACATATTCGATACAATCAGAATCTCCCGAGTATGGATTTAAAATACCATTACGCGAAGGGCTTCATTCTCCTCCATATATCTATACCTTAGACATTACTGTAGAAAATCAATTAAAACGAATACCCCCAACTTCAGGCAATCATTTCGAAGCACTAAGCCCTTGGGGGTTTCTAGGTACTCCTGTAGTACCAGAAAACGCAGTACATAATATGGAGCATGGCGGTGTTGTGCTTTGGTATAAGCCGAATAACCCCGCACTAGCAGGCTCTGTTAACCAACTCATCGATCAAATTGGGCGAAAATGCATCGTAGCGGGGTCGTACAAAGATATGTCCTATGAAATTTCTGCAACTGTATGGGGTCGTATTTTACCGTTAGAGAAATTCGATGCTACGCAGTTAAAGGATTTCATAGCTAAATACAGAGGAACCCAGGGTCCAGAAGCTCCTCTATGTAAATCGCAATCTTAA
- a CDS encoding EVE domain-containing protein gives MSNFWLFKSEPNAYSFTDLMNDGITEWDGVRNFQVRNWLRDSIKTGDQILFWHSNTNLIGVVGTAIVVKDGYPDHTAWDPSSDHPDSKSSPDKPIWYMVDIKPQKQFKHVVTMSTLREHPNLVDMIVLRKGNRLSITPVTQFEFDTVVEIAEGL, from the coding sequence ATGTCTAATTTTTGGCTATTCAAAAGTGAACCAAATGCATATTCATTTACTGATCTGATGAACGACGGAATAACCGAATGGGACGGTGTTCGTAATTTCCAAGTACGAAATTGGCTGAGAGATTCAATTAAAACCGGTGATCAAATATTGTTCTGGCACTCAAATACTAATCTTATCGGAGTAGTTGGCACTGCAATCGTTGTAAAAGATGGGTACCCTGATCACACTGCATGGGATCCTTCCTCAGATCATCCTGACTCAAAAAGCTCTCCTGACAAGCCAATCTGGTATATGGTCGATATCAAACCTCAAAAACAATTTAAGCATGTCGTTACTATGAGCACATTGCGCGAGCACCCCAATCTTGTAGATATGATTGTTCTAAGGAAGGGTAATCGGCTTTCAATCACGCCGGTGACTCAATTTGAATTTGATACCGTCGTCGAAATAGCAGAAGGCCTTTAG
- a CDS encoding DUF4097 domain-containing protein has protein sequence MKKHYSSFLYFLFFCLPLLWVGCNPTLVEQKNDFDFKVIETGSISKLRVKAFNGGITVRPSSDSKLHLKSILRQPDQIDYTIKKSDTEILIEAEQNKRDVRPIPGATFEIQVPYSMQLDLSSSNGSIILSYLESDAKIKTSYGSVSINESTGSYDIELKDGSIYLDSVQGELKVRTNKGDIELKSPISATSIYDLQTKTGDIYLSLANKGLSEISIQAITKNSPVRNFSSIIDIDPDEQKFISLKGKSSPSLKAKSNNGFIEIDSY, from the coding sequence ATGAAAAAACATTACTCCAGTTTTTTGTACTTCCTCTTTTTTTGCCTGCCATTACTCTGGGTTGGTTGTAACCCAACTCTAGTAGAGCAAAAAAATGATTTTGATTTTAAAGTTATTGAAACTGGGTCTATTTCTAAGCTACGTGTAAAAGCATTTAATGGAGGTATTACAGTTAGACCTAGTAGTGATAGCAAATTGCACCTCAAATCAATTCTTCGCCAGCCAGACCAAATCGATTACACCATTAAAAAAAGCGATACTGAAATACTTATTGAGGCAGAGCAAAATAAAAGAGACGTGCGGCCTATACCAGGTGCAACCTTTGAAATTCAAGTGCCCTATTCAATGCAATTAGACTTAAGTAGTAGTAATGGGTCAATCATTCTTAGTTACTTAGAATCTGATGCGAAAATAAAAACCTCTTATGGGTCAGTTTCCATAAATGAATCTACGGGCTCATACGATATCGAATTAAAAGACGGAAGTATTTATCTTGATAGTGTCCAAGGGGAACTTAAAGTACGAACAAACAAAGGGGACATAGAGCTTAAGAGCCCCATATCTGCAACCTCAATTTACGACTTACAAACAAAAACTGGAGATATTTATCTATCTCTGGCTAACAAAGGGCTTTCAGAGATAAGTATTCAAGCAATTACTAAAAACAGTCCTGTTCGCAATTTTAGTTCCATCATAGACATTGACCCTGATGAACAAAAATTCATCAGCCTCAAAGGCAAGTCAAGCCCCTCGTTAAAAGCCAAATCTAATAATGGATTTATCGAAATTGATTCTTATTAG